One window of Burkholderia thailandensis E264 genomic DNA carries:
- the hrcA gene encoding heat-inducible transcriptional repressor HrcA has protein sequence MLDPRARTLLKTLIERYIADGQPVGSRTLSRYSGLELSPATIRNVMSDLEELGLVSSPHTSAGRVPTPRGYRLFVDTMLTVESPIDSDAVTRLVQTTLQAGEPQQKVVAAAASVLSNLSQFAGVVLTPRRSHVFKQIEFLRLSDKRILLIIVTPEGDVQNRMIATQRDYSPAQLTEASNYINAHFAGLSFDEVRRRLRGEIDELRGDMTALMHAAVTASTEEPADEETVLISGERNLLEVADLSSDMARLRKLFDVFDQKTSLLQLLDVSSHAQGVQIFIGGESTLVPIDEMSVVTAPYEVNGKIVGTLGVIGPTRMAYNRVIPIVDITARLLSLTLSQQ, from the coding sequence ATGTTAGATCCACGCGCACGAACCCTCCTCAAGACGTTGATCGAGCGGTATATCGCCGACGGTCAGCCGGTCGGATCGCGCACGTTGTCTCGTTATTCCGGGCTCGAGCTGAGCCCGGCGACGATCCGCAACGTGATGTCCGACCTGGAGGAGCTCGGCCTCGTGTCGAGCCCGCATACGTCGGCGGGGCGCGTGCCGACGCCGCGCGGCTACCGGCTGTTCGTCGACACGATGCTCACGGTCGAGTCGCCGATCGATTCCGACGCGGTCACGCGGCTCGTGCAGACCACGCTGCAGGCGGGCGAGCCGCAGCAGAAGGTCGTCGCGGCCGCGGCGAGCGTGCTGTCGAACCTGTCGCAGTTCGCGGGTGTCGTGCTGACGCCGCGCCGCAGCCACGTGTTCAAGCAGATCGAGTTCCTGCGCCTGTCGGACAAGCGGATTCTCCTCATCATCGTGACGCCCGAAGGCGACGTGCAGAACCGCATGATCGCGACGCAGCGCGACTACTCGCCCGCGCAGCTCACCGAGGCGTCGAACTACATCAACGCGCACTTCGCCGGCCTGTCGTTCGACGAGGTGCGCCGCCGGCTGCGCGGGGAAATCGACGAGTTGCGCGGCGACATGACGGCGCTGATGCACGCGGCCGTCACGGCGAGCACCGAGGAGCCCGCCGACGAGGAGACCGTGCTGATCTCCGGCGAGCGCAACCTGCTCGAAGTGGCGGACCTGTCGTCCGACATGGCGCGCCTGCGCAAGCTGTTCGACGTGTTCGACCAGAAGACGAGCCTGCTGCAACTGCTCGACGTGTCGAGTCACGCGCAGGGCGTGCAGATCTTCATCGGCGGCGAGTCGACGCTCGTGCCGATCGACGAGATGAGCGTCGTGACCGCGCCGTACGAGGTCAACGGCAAGATCGTCGGCACGCTCGGCGTGATCGGCCCGACGCGGATGGCGTACAACCGCGTGATTCCGATCGTCGACATTACCGCGCGCCTCCTGTCGCTGACGCTCAGCCAGCAGTAA
- the hemH gene encoding ferrochelatase, with product MRFDLEPPSHASAAHRVAVLLVNLGTPDEPTPRAVRRYLAQFLSDPRVVEIPQLVWQVILRTLILPLRGRASAKKYAAVWLPEGSPLRVYTERQVESLKPLFAANGYRVIVDYAMRYGTPSIADVLAQLKRAGAERVLLLPMYPQYSASTTATAFDAAFAALGRMRNQPEVRTVRHYADHPAYIHALAEQVRQYWAAHGRPAFDSGDKLVLSFHGVPKRTLDLGDPYHDQCQQTAALLMSALGLTTFECRVTFQSRFGKAEWLQPYTAPTLKELGAAGVRRADVFCPGFTADCLETIEEIGMEVRDEFLHGGGKEFHRIPCLNASHAWIAALGEIAAENLQGWPVRVATAPEAVT from the coding sequence ATGCGCTTTGACCTCGAACCGCCGTCGCACGCGTCGGCCGCCCACCGCGTCGCCGTGCTGCTCGTCAATCTGGGCACGCCCGACGAGCCGACGCCGCGCGCGGTGCGCCGCTATCTTGCGCAGTTCCTGTCCGATCCGCGCGTCGTCGAGATCCCGCAACTCGTCTGGCAGGTGATCCTGCGCACGCTGATCCTGCCGCTGCGCGGCCGCGCGTCCGCGAAGAAGTACGCGGCCGTCTGGCTGCCCGAGGGCTCGCCGCTGCGCGTCTATACGGAGCGCCAGGTCGAGAGCTTGAAGCCGCTGTTCGCGGCGAACGGCTACCGCGTGATCGTCGACTATGCGATGCGCTACGGCACGCCGAGCATCGCCGACGTGCTCGCGCAACTGAAGCGCGCGGGCGCCGAGCGCGTGCTGCTGCTGCCGATGTATCCGCAATATTCGGCCTCGACGACGGCCACCGCGTTCGACGCGGCGTTCGCCGCGCTCGGCCGGATGCGCAACCAGCCGGAGGTGCGCACCGTGCGCCACTACGCGGATCACCCGGCCTATATCCATGCGCTCGCCGAGCAGGTTCGCCAGTATTGGGCGGCGCACGGCAGGCCGGCATTCGATTCGGGCGACAAGCTCGTGCTGAGCTTTCACGGCGTGCCCAAGCGAACGCTCGATCTCGGCGATCCGTACCACGACCAATGCCAGCAGACGGCCGCGCTCCTGATGTCCGCGCTCGGCCTGACGACGTTCGAGTGCCGGGTCACGTTCCAGTCGCGCTTCGGCAAGGCGGAGTGGCTTCAGCCTTATACTGCGCCGACCCTCAAGGAGCTCGGCGCGGCGGGTGTGCGGCGCGCGGACGTGTTCTGCCCGGGCTTCACCGCCGACTGCCTGGAGACGATCGAGGAGATCGGAATGGAAGTGCGCGACGAGTTCCTGCATGGCGGCGGCAAGGAGTTCCACCGGATTCCTTGCCTGAACGCGTCGCACGCGTGGATCGCGGCGCTCGGCGAGATCGCCGCCGAAAACCTGCAAGGCTGGCCGGTGCGCGTCGCGACGGCGCCGGAAGCCGTGACCTGA
- a CDS encoding RNA-binding S4 domain-containing protein, with product MNFKISTEPGARLRIDKWLWAARFFKTRSLAAEAVEKGRVKIGGAAVKPAKDVRVGDRVDVTIEHVVWEIDVLGVCDVRGPASVAQTLYAETEAGRAKRLAELERRRHFREPSAELHGRPTKRDRRIIDRFSDGS from the coding sequence ATGAATTTCAAGATCTCGACCGAACCCGGCGCGCGGCTGCGCATCGACAAGTGGCTCTGGGCCGCGCGCTTTTTCAAGACTCGCTCGCTCGCGGCCGAAGCCGTCGAGAAAGGGCGGGTGAAGATCGGCGGCGCGGCCGTCAAGCCGGCGAAGGACGTGCGCGTCGGCGACCGGGTCGACGTGACGATCGAGCACGTCGTCTGGGAAATCGACGTGCTCGGCGTGTGCGACGTGCGCGGGCCGGCGAGCGTTGCGCAGACGCTCTACGCGGAGACGGAAGCGGGGCGGGCGAAGCGTCTTGCGGAACTCGAGCGGCGCCGGCATTTCCGGGAGCCTTCGGCAGAGCTGCACGGACGGCCGACGAAGCGGGACCGCCGGATTATCGACAGGTTTTCGGATGGGAGCTGA
- the grpE gene encoding nucleotide exchange factor GrpE — MENTQENPTDQTTEETGREAQAAENAAPAAEAALAEAQAKIAELQESFLRAKAETENVRRRAQDDVAKAHKFAIESFAENLLPVLDSLEAAVGDTSGDLAKVREGVELTLRQLTSALEKGRVAALNPVGEKFDPHLHQAISMVPADQEPNTVVAVLQKGYTIADRVLRPALVTVAQPK; from the coding sequence ATGGAAAACACGCAAGAGAACCCGACTGACCAAACGACTGAAGAAACCGGTCGCGAGGCGCAGGCCGCGGAAAACGCGGCGCCGGCTGCCGAAGCCGCGCTCGCCGAGGCTCAAGCCAAGATCGCCGAGTTGCAGGAGAGCTTCCTGCGCGCGAAGGCGGAAACCGAGAACGTGCGCCGCCGCGCGCAGGACGACGTCGCGAAGGCGCACAAGTTCGCGATCGAGAGTTTCGCCGAGAACCTGCTGCCCGTGCTCGACAGCCTCGAGGCGGCGGTGGGCGACACGTCGGGCGATCTCGCGAAGGTCCGCGAAGGCGTCGAGCTCACGCTGCGCCAGCTGACGAGCGCGCTCGAGAAGGGCCGCGTCGCGGCGCTCAACCCGGTCGGCGAGAAATTCGATCCGCATCTGCACCAGGCGATCTCGATGGTGCCCGCCGACCAGGAGCCGAACACGGTCGTCGCCGTGCTGCAGAAGGGCTACACGATCGCCGACCGCGTGCTGCGCCCGGCGCTCGTGACGGTCGCGCAGCCGAAGTAA
- a CDS encoding thioredoxin family protein: MAGTGVDVTAFAAFDMQELDAANFDAGLASAGDALAVVFFWGADCFNCEIAKKAMLANPDAIRALGLKWFHGNVYAHRELARRFVLHGVPTWFFFWRGKRLGRATGWHGLAQFEAAVAAARAKAQAVAGNAGAGEGKAGRPAD, translated from the coding sequence ATGGCGGGCACGGGCGTCGACGTGACCGCGTTCGCGGCGTTCGACATGCAGGAGCTGGACGCCGCGAACTTCGACGCCGGGCTCGCGAGCGCGGGCGACGCGCTCGCCGTCGTGTTCTTCTGGGGAGCTGACTGCTTCAACTGCGAAATCGCGAAGAAGGCGATGCTCGCGAACCCGGACGCGATTCGCGCGCTCGGCCTCAAGTGGTTCCACGGCAACGTCTACGCGCACCGCGAGCTCGCGCGGCGCTTCGTGCTGCACGGCGTGCCGACCTGGTTCTTCTTTTGGCGCGGCAAGCGGCTCGGCCGGGCGACCGGCTGGCACGGGCTCGCGCAGTTCGAGGCGGCTGTCGCCGCGGCGCGCGCGAAGGCGCAGGCCGTGGCTGGGAATGCGGGCGCGGGTGAGGGCAAAGCAGGTCGCCCGGCCGATTGA
- the dnaK gene encoding molecular chaperone DnaK, translated as MGKIIGIDLGTTNSCVAIMEGNQVKVIENSEGARTTPSIIAYMDDNEVLVGAPAKRQSVTNPKNTLFAVKRLIGRRFEEKEVQKDIGLMPYSIIKADNGDAWVEAHGEKLAPPQVSAEVLRKMKKTAEDYLGEPVTEAVITVPAYFNDSQRQATKDAGRIAGLEVKRIINEPTAAALAFGLDKAEKGDRKIAVYDLGGGTFDVSIIEIADVDGEKQFEVLSTNGDTFLGGEDFDQRIIDYIIGEFKKEQGVDLSKDVLALQRLKEAAEKAKIELSSGQQTEINLPYITADASGPKHLNLKITRAKLEALVEDLVERTIEPCRIAIKDAGVKVSDIDDVILVGGQTRMPKVMEKVKEFFGKDPRRDVNPDEAVAVGAAIQGQVLSGDRKDVLLLDVTPLSLGIETLGGVMTKMINKNTTIPTKHSQVYSTADDNQGAVTIKVFQGEREMAAGNKLLGEFNLEGIPPAPRGVPQIEVTFDIDANGILHVGAKDKATGKENKITIKANSGLSEAEIEKMVKDAEANAAEDHKLRELAESRNQGDALVHSTKKALTEYGDKLEAGEKEKIEAALKELEDVLKNASSDKAAIDAKIETVATASQKLGEKMYADMQAQQAGAAGAAGAAAAEGAAQGGAQTADDVVDADFKEVKKD; from the coding sequence ATGGGAAAGATCATCGGTATTGACCTCGGCACCACGAACTCGTGCGTCGCGATCATGGAAGGCAACCAGGTCAAGGTCATCGAGAACTCGGAAGGCGCGCGCACCACGCCGTCGATCATCGCGTACATGGACGACAATGAAGTGCTCGTCGGCGCGCCGGCCAAGCGTCAATCGGTGACGAACCCGAAGAACACGCTCTTCGCGGTCAAGCGCCTGATCGGTCGCCGCTTCGAAGAGAAGGAAGTGCAGAAGGATATCGGCCTGATGCCGTATTCGATCATCAAGGCGGACAACGGCGACGCATGGGTCGAAGCGCACGGCGAGAAGCTCGCGCCGCCGCAGGTGTCGGCCGAAGTGCTGCGCAAGATGAAGAAAACCGCTGAGGATTACCTCGGCGAGCCGGTCACGGAAGCCGTGATCACGGTGCCGGCGTACTTCAACGACAGCCAGCGCCAGGCGACGAAGGACGCGGGCCGCATCGCGGGCCTCGAAGTCAAGCGGATCATCAACGAGCCGACCGCGGCCGCGCTCGCGTTCGGCCTCGACAAGGCCGAGAAGGGCGACCGCAAGATCGCCGTGTACGATCTGGGCGGCGGCACGTTCGACGTGTCGATCATCGAGATCGCGGACGTCGACGGCGAAAAGCAGTTCGAAGTGCTGTCGACCAACGGCGACACGTTCCTCGGCGGCGAGGACTTCGACCAGCGCATCATCGATTACATCATCGGCGAGTTCAAGAAGGAGCAGGGCGTCGACCTGTCGAAGGACGTGCTCGCGCTGCAGCGCCTGAAGGAAGCGGCCGAGAAGGCGAAGATCGAGCTGTCGTCGGGCCAGCAGACCGAAATCAACCTGCCGTACATCACGGCCGACGCGTCGGGCCCGAAGCACTTGAATCTGAAGATCACCCGCGCCAAGCTGGAAGCGCTGGTCGAGGACCTGGTCGAGCGCACGATCGAGCCGTGCCGTATCGCGATCAAGGATGCGGGCGTCAAGGTGTCGGACATCGACGACGTGATCCTGGTCGGCGGCCAGACCCGCATGCCGAAGGTCATGGAGAAGGTGAAGGAGTTCTTCGGCAAGGACCCGCGCCGCGACGTGAACCCGGACGAAGCGGTGGCCGTGGGCGCCGCGATCCAGGGCCAGGTGCTGTCGGGCGACCGCAAGGACGTGCTGCTGCTCGACGTGACCCCGCTGTCGCTCGGCATCGAGACGCTCGGCGGCGTGATGACGAAGATGATCAACAAGAACACGACGATCCCGACGAAGCACTCGCAGGTGTACTCGACGGCGGACGACAACCAGGGCGCCGTGACGATCAAGGTGTTCCAGGGCGAACGCGAGATGGCGGCGGGCAACAAGCTGCTCGGCGAGTTCAACCTGGAAGGCATTCCGCCCGCACCGCGCGGCGTGCCGCAGATCGAAGTGACCTTCGACATCGACGCGAACGGCATCCTGCACGTCGGCGCGAAGGACAAGGCGACCGGCAAGGAAAACAAGATCACGATCAAGGCGAACTCGGGCCTGTCCGAAGCCGAGATCGAGAAGATGGTGAAGGACGCGGAAGCGAACGCGGCGGAAGACCACAAGCTGCGTGAGCTCGCCGAATCCCGCAACCAGGGCGACGCGCTCGTGCACAGCACGAAGAAGGCGCTCACCGAGTACGGCGACAAGCTGGAGGCGGGCGAGAAGGAGAAGATCGAAGCGGCGCTCAAGGAGCTCGAGGACGTGCTGAAGAACGCGTCGAGCGACAAGGCGGCGATCGATGCGAAGATCGAAACGGTCGCGACCGCGTCGCAGAAGCTCGGCGAGAAGATGTACGCGGACATGCAGGCGCAGCAGGCGGGCGCCGCGGGTGCGGCCGGCGCGGCGGCGGCCGAAGGTGCGGCGCAAGGCGGCGCGCAGACGGCCGATGACGTCGTCGACGCCGACTTCAAGGAAGTGAAGAAGGACTGA
- the dnaJ gene encoding molecular chaperone DnaJ: MAKRDYYEVLGVAKNASDDEIKKAYRKLAMKYHPDRNPDSKDAEEHFKEAKEAYEMLSDSQKRAAYDQYGHAGVDPNMGAAGAQGFGGFADAFGDIFGDIFGQAAGGGRGRGGPQVYRGADLRYSMEITLEQAAHGYDTQIRVPSWASCGICHGSGAKPGTKPETCPTCHGQGTVRMSQGFFSIQQTCPKCHGTGTYIPEPCVHCHGSGKVKETKTLEVKIPAGIDDGMRIRSAGNGEPGINGGPSGDLYVEIHIKPHPVFERDGDDLHCQMPIPFTTAALGGEIEVPTLAGRASFTVAEGTQSGKTFRLRGKGIKGLRSSIAGDLYVHVQVETPVKLTDQQRDLLKQFEKSLAEGGPRHSPQSKSWFDRVKSFFE, encoded by the coding sequence ATGGCGAAACGGGATTACTACGAGGTTCTGGGCGTCGCGAAGAATGCGAGCGACGACGAAATCAAGAAGGCATATCGCAAGCTCGCGATGAAGTACCACCCCGACCGCAATCCGGACAGCAAGGATGCGGAAGAGCATTTCAAGGAAGCGAAGGAAGCCTATGAAATGCTGTCGGACAGCCAGAAGCGGGCGGCGTACGACCAGTACGGCCATGCGGGCGTCGATCCGAACATGGGGGCGGCCGGCGCGCAAGGTTTCGGCGGCTTCGCCGATGCGTTCGGCGACATCTTCGGCGACATCTTCGGCCAGGCGGCGGGGGGCGGCCGCGGGCGCGGCGGCCCGCAGGTGTACCGCGGCGCGGACCTGCGCTACAGCATGGAGATCACGCTCGAGCAGGCGGCGCACGGGTACGACACGCAGATCCGCGTGCCGAGCTGGGCGTCATGCGGTATCTGCCACGGCTCGGGCGCGAAGCCGGGCACGAAGCCCGAAACCTGCCCGACCTGTCACGGCCAGGGCACGGTGCGGATGTCGCAGGGCTTCTTCAGCATTCAGCAGACCTGCCCGAAGTGCCACGGCACCGGCACCTACATCCCGGAGCCGTGCGTGCACTGCCACGGCTCGGGCAAGGTGAAGGAAACCAAGACGCTCGAAGTGAAGATTCCGGCGGGCATCGACGACGGCATGCGCATCCGCTCGGCCGGCAACGGCGAGCCGGGCATCAACGGCGGGCCGTCCGGCGACCTGTACGTCGAGATCCACATCAAGCCGCACCCGGTGTTCGAGCGCGACGGCGACGATCTGCACTGCCAGATGCCGATCCCGTTCACGACGGCGGCGCTCGGCGGCGAGATCGAAGTGCCGACGCTCGCCGGACGCGCATCGTTCACGGTGGCGGAAGGCACGCAGTCGGGCAAGACGTTCCGTCTGCGCGGCAAGGGCATCAAGGGGCTGCGTTCGAGCATCGCGGGCGATCTGTATGTGCATGTGCAGGTCGAGACGCCCGTGAAGCTCACCGATCAGCAGCGCGATCTGCTCAAGCAGTTCGAGAAGTCGCTCGCGGAAGGCGGCCCGCGTCACAGCCCGCAGAGCAAGAGCTGGTTCGATCGCGTGAAGAGCTTCTTCGAGTGA
- a CDS encoding chorismate-binding protein encodes MTDEAGAVFALFDDCDSTALARSSRLYSGFSHERVCVDPAGLDAVCAAVADDARRGLHAVVLGDYEFGRDLQFGKRGGGALRFLLFAGCEMLSRDEADAWLASRDGGAAQPSAAGVAHVTKSIARDAFDAAIAAVHDALRAGDSYQINYTYRLHFDAFGAPLALYRRLRARQPVRYGALVALPGGAWVVSCSPELFVEKSGALLRARPMKGTAPRSDDPREDAAAARFLANDAKNRAENVMIVDLLRNDLARIARTGSVTVPALFSVEPYASVWQMTSTVEAGIVDGATFADVLRALFPCGSITGAPKHRTMQLIDAIETTPRGLYTGAIGWLDACADGGAPAARAAGAFAPERAAGAASGAASGGARAGEAAPEQAPKRASTASPAGACGDFCLSVAIRTLTLDAPSADGARRGSMGVGAGIVLDSVAADEYAECELKARFLTDADPGFQLFETMHAARDAGVRHLGRHLARLRVSADALGFAFDEAAAKRRIEARCAQLADGEHRCRVALAKDGALDITAAPLAPLAGDAVTVLLAHEHGFAPMRSGDFLLAHKTTRRADYDRAWKDAQARGAFDMLFFNERGELTEGGRTSVFVKLDGRWFTPPLSSGVLPGVMRGALLDDPAWQASERVMTLDDVLRADALMLTNALRGAVPARLVRAAEAAARR; translated from the coding sequence ATGACTGACGAGGCGGGCGCGGTTTTCGCGCTCTTCGACGATTGCGACTCGACCGCGCTGGCGCGGTCGAGTCGTTTGTATTCGGGCTTCTCGCACGAGCGCGTATGCGTCGATCCGGCCGGGCTCGACGCGGTGTGCGCGGCCGTCGCGGACGATGCGCGGCGCGGGCTGCACGCGGTCGTGCTCGGCGACTACGAGTTCGGGCGCGACCTGCAGTTCGGCAAGCGGGGCGGCGGTGCGCTGCGGTTCCTGCTGTTCGCCGGATGCGAGATGCTGTCGCGCGACGAGGCCGACGCATGGCTCGCGTCGCGCGACGGCGGTGCGGCGCAGCCGTCGGCTGCGGGCGTCGCGCACGTGACGAAGAGCATCGCGCGCGATGCGTTCGACGCGGCGATCGCCGCCGTGCACGATGCGCTGCGCGCGGGCGACTCGTATCAGATCAACTACACGTACCGGCTGCACTTCGATGCGTTCGGCGCGCCGCTCGCGCTGTACCGTCGCCTGCGCGCACGCCAGCCGGTGCGCTACGGCGCGCTCGTCGCGCTGCCGGGCGGCGCGTGGGTCGTGTCGTGCTCGCCCGAGCTGTTCGTCGAGAAGTCGGGCGCGCTGCTGCGCGCACGGCCGATGAAAGGCACCGCGCCTCGCTCGGACGATCCGCGCGAGGATGCGGCTGCGGCCCGGTTTCTCGCGAATGATGCGAAGAACCGCGCTGAAAACGTGATGATCGTCGATCTGCTGCGCAACGACCTCGCGCGCATCGCGCGCACCGGATCGGTGACGGTGCCGGCGCTGTTCTCGGTCGAGCCGTATGCGTCGGTGTGGCAGATGACGTCGACGGTCGAGGCGGGCATCGTCGACGGCGCGACGTTCGCCGACGTGTTGCGCGCGCTCTTTCCGTGCGGCTCGATCACGGGCGCGCCGAAGCACCGGACGATGCAACTGATCGACGCGATCGAGACGACGCCGCGCGGGCTCTATACGGGCGCGATCGGCTGGCTCGATGCGTGTGCGGACGGCGGGGCGCCTGCCGCACGCGCGGCAGGCGCGTTCGCGCCGGAGCGTGCGGCGGGCGCGGCGTCAGGCGCGGCTTCGGGCGGCGCGCGCGCGGGCGAAGCCGCGCCGGAGCAGGCGCCGAAGCGTGCCAGCACGGCGAGCCCGGCCGGCGCGTGCGGCGACTTCTGCCTGTCGGTCGCGATCCGCACGCTGACGCTCGACGCGCCGTCGGCCGATGGCGCGAGGCGGGGCTCGATGGGCGTCGGCGCGGGCATCGTGCTCGACAGCGTCGCCGCCGACGAATACGCGGAGTGCGAATTGAAGGCGCGTTTCCTGACCGATGCCGATCCCGGCTTCCAGCTGTTCGAGACGATGCACGCGGCGCGCGACGCGGGCGTGCGCCATCTCGGCCGTCATCTCGCGCGGTTGCGTGTGAGCGCCGATGCGCTCGGCTTCGCGTTCGACGAGGCCGCCGCGAAGCGGCGCATTGAAGCGCGCTGCGCGCAGCTTGCCGACGGCGAGCATCGTTGTCGCGTCGCGCTCGCGAAGGACGGCGCGCTTGACATCACAGCCGCGCCGCTTGCGCCGCTCGCGGGCGACGCGGTTACGGTGCTGCTCGCGCACGAGCACGGTTTCGCGCCGATGCGCTCGGGCGACTTCCTGCTCGCGCACAAGACGACGCGCCGCGCCGATTACGATCGCGCGTGGAAAGACGCGCAGGCGCGCGGCGCGTTCGACATGCTGTTCTTCAACGAGCGCGGCGAATTGACGGAAGGCGGGCGGACGAGCGTGTTCGTGAAGCTGGACGGGCGCTGGTTCACGCCGCCGCTGTCGTCGGGCGTGCTGCCGGGCGTGATGCGCGGCGCGCTGCTCGACGATCCGGCATGGCAGGCGTCCGAGCGCGTGATGACGCTGGACGACGTGCTGCGCGCCGACGCGCTGATGCTGACGAACGCGCTGCGCGGCGCGGTGCCCGCGCGGCTCGTGCGGGCCGCCGAAGCGGCGGCGCGGCGATAG
- the panB gene encoding 3-methyl-2-oxobutanoate hydroxymethyltransferase, whose translation MTYLQESSRPAVTVPKLQAMREAGEKIAMLTCYDASFAALLDRANVDVQLIGDSLGNVLQGQTTTLPVTLDDIAYHTACVARAQPRALIVADLPFGTYGTPADAFASAVKLMRAGAQMVKFEGGEWLAETVRFLVERAVPVCAHVGLTPQSVHAFGGFKVQGKTEAGAAQLLRDARAVEEAGAQLIVLEAVPTLVAAEVTRELSIPTIGIGAGAECSGQVLVLHDMLGVFPGKRPRFVKDFMQGQPSIFAAVEAYVRAVKDGSFPGPEHSF comes from the coding sequence ATGACCTACCTTCAGGAATCCAGCCGACCGGCCGTGACGGTGCCCAAGCTGCAGGCGATGCGTGAAGCCGGCGAGAAGATCGCCATGCTCACCTGCTACGACGCGAGCTTCGCCGCCCTCCTCGATCGCGCGAACGTCGACGTGCAACTGATCGGCGATTCGCTCGGCAACGTGCTGCAAGGCCAGACGACGACGCTGCCCGTCACGCTCGACGACATCGCGTACCACACCGCCTGCGTCGCGCGCGCGCAGCCGCGCGCGCTCATCGTCGCGGACCTGCCGTTCGGCACCTACGGCACGCCCGCCGACGCGTTCGCGAGCGCGGTGAAGCTGATGCGCGCGGGCGCGCAGATGGTCAAGTTCGAAGGCGGCGAATGGCTCGCCGAAACGGTGCGCTTCCTCGTCGAGCGAGCGGTGCCCGTGTGCGCGCACGTCGGCCTCACGCCGCAATCGGTGCACGCGTTCGGCGGCTTCAAGGTACAGGGAAAGACGGAAGCGGGCGCCGCGCAATTGCTGCGCGACGCGCGCGCGGTCGAAGAAGCGGGCGCGCAGCTCATCGTGCTCGAGGCCGTGCCGACGCTCGTCGCGGCGGAAGTCACGCGCGAGCTGTCGATCCCGACGATCGGCATCGGCGCGGGTGCGGAATGTTCCGGCCAGGTCCTCGTGCTGCACGACATGCTCGGCGTGTTCCCCGGCAAACGCCCTCGCTTCGTCAAGGATTTCATGCAGGGACAGCCGAGCATCTTCGCGGCCGTCGAGGCTTACGTGCGCGCGGTGAAGGACGGCAGCTTCCCCGGGCCCGAGCATTCGTTCTGA
- a CDS encoding deoxynucleoside kinase, whose translation MNSTPLTVTAPDWRPPCRYLAIEGPIGVGKTTLATLLAERWSMRALLERPQDNPFLERFYRDTARYALPTQLAFALQRERQAGEIAAAYEANMPIVADFMPQKNEIFARLTLPDDEWQLYRSLAAHLAAPAPAPDLVVYLQASPEVLFSRIQKRGEPMELQIGDAYLRSLCDAYNEFFYHYDRTPVLTVAAEHLNPLDSPDDLALLVDRIASMRGRKEFFVKGGSAR comes from the coding sequence ATGAACTCGACACCGCTTACCGTCACCGCCCCCGACTGGCGGCCGCCGTGCCGCTACCTCGCGATCGAAGGGCCGATCGGCGTCGGCAAGACGACGCTCGCGACGCTGCTCGCCGAACGCTGGTCGATGCGTGCGCTGCTCGAACGCCCGCAGGACAACCCGTTTCTCGAACGCTTCTATCGCGACACCGCGCGCTACGCGCTGCCGACGCAGCTCGCGTTCGCGCTGCAGCGCGAACGCCAGGCGGGCGAGATCGCCGCGGCTTACGAAGCAAACATGCCGATCGTCGCGGATTTCATGCCGCAGAAGAACGAAATCTTCGCGCGGCTCACGCTACCCGACGACGAGTGGCAGCTGTACCGCTCGCTCGCCGCGCACCTCGCCGCGCCGGCGCCCGCGCCCGACCTCGTCGTCTACCTGCAGGCGAGCCCCGAAGTGCTGTTTTCGCGAATCCAGAAGCGCGGCGAGCCGATGGAACTGCAGATCGGCGACGCGTACCTGCGCTCGCTCTGCGACGCATACAACGAATTCTTCTATCACTACGACCGCACGCCCGTGCTGACGGTCGCCGCCGAGCACCTGAACCCGCTCGACTCCCCCGACGATCTTGCGCTGCTCGTCGATCGCATCGCGTCGATGCGCGGGCGCAAGGAATTCTTCGTCAAGGGCGGCAGCGCGCGCTGA
- the folK gene encoding 2-amino-4-hydroxy-6-hydroxymethyldihydropteridine diphosphokinase yields the protein MTVAYLGLGANLGDARQALKDAVVCLAQQHAITVLGKSSLYRTAPIDAGGGDYYNCAVKIDTTLAARALLALCQKIEHHFGRERPYRNAPRTLDIDILLYGEQAIDEPDLVVPHPRLTERAFALVPLVEIEPTLAIPARGRADEFLAGVAHQRIEKVQTCQCLAMRAAAEKNRCR from the coding sequence ATGACGGTCGCTTATCTCGGGCTGGGGGCCAACCTCGGCGATGCGCGCCAGGCCTTGAAGGACGCAGTGGTCTGCCTCGCCCAGCAGCACGCCATCACGGTGCTCGGCAAGTCGAGCCTGTATCGCACGGCGCCCATCGACGCGGGCGGCGGCGACTACTACAACTGCGCCGTGAAGATCGACACGACGCTCGCCGCGCGCGCGCTTCTCGCGCTCTGCCAGAAGATCGAGCACCACTTCGGCCGCGAGCGGCCGTACCGCAACGCGCCGCGCACGCTCGACATCGACATCCTGCTCTACGGTGAACAGGCGATCGACGAACCCGACCTCGTCGTCCCGCATCCGCGCCTGACCGAGCGCGCGTTCGCGCTCGTGCCGCTCGTCGAGATCGAGCCGACTCTCGCCATTCCCGCGCGCGGCCGCGCCGACGAATTCCTCGCCGGCGTCGCGCATCAGCGCATCGAGAAAGTCCAGACCTGCCAGTGCCTGGCGATGCGGGCCGCCGCCGAAAAGAACCGCTGCCGATGA